A part of Desulfobacter sp. genomic DNA contains:
- a CDS encoding serine dehydratase subunit alpha family protein: MEKSDKRYQAYLDVLKEELVPAMGCTEPIAIAYAAAKARKVLGQMPDRVIIEASDNIIKNVKSVVVPNTGNLKGIEASAVAGIVAGDPDKVLEVISSVDDKGRDAIRTFLETKEVRVKNASSGFIFDLEVRVFSGDSNASVRISHFHTNIVSITKDDKKIFQDTHCDTLETSKLTDRSFMRVEDILDFADSADLSDVDGLIRRQVEYNTRIAKEGINGDWGANIGSILLETWGDNIKTRAKAMAAAGSDARMSGCELPVIIISGSGNQGITASVPVFEYAKELGKDEEALFRALLVSNLVTIHQKTGIGRLSAYCGAVSAGVGAGAGICRLHGGGYKEVAHTIVNALAIVSGIICDGAKPSCAAKIASAVEAGILGFHMYQKGQQFYDGEGIVTKGVENTIANIGRLGRDGMRETDKEIIRIMLGD; this comes from the coding sequence ATGGAAAAAAGCGATAAAAGATACCAGGCATACCTGGACGTACTCAAAGAAGAGCTGGTGCCGGCCATGGGATGCACCGAGCCCATTGCCATCGCCTATGCCGCGGCAAAGGCCCGAAAGGTTCTGGGACAAATGCCCGACCGCGTGATCATTGAAGCCAGCGACAACATCATTAAAAACGTTAAAAGCGTTGTTGTGCCAAACACAGGCAATCTGAAAGGCATTGAGGCATCGGCCGTGGCCGGCATCGTTGCCGGCGACCCGGACAAGGTTCTGGAAGTCATCTCCTCGGTTGATGACAAGGGAAGGGATGCCATCCGCACCTTCCTGGAAACCAAAGAGGTCCGGGTAAAAAACGCCAGCAGCGGTTTTATCTTTGACCTGGAAGTCCGGGTCTTTTCCGGAGACAGTAATGCCTCCGTCCGTATTTCTCATTTCCATACCAATATTGTCAGCATCACCAAAGACGATAAAAAGATTTTTCAGGACACCCATTGCGACACCCTTGAAACCAGCAAGCTAACGGACCGGTCCTTCATGAGGGTGGAGGATATTCTGGATTTTGCCGATTCTGCGGACCTGTCCGACGTGGACGGGCTTATCCGCCGCCAGGTGGAATACAACACCCGTATTGCCAAAGAAGGCATCAACGGGGACTGGGGGGCCAACATCGGCAGCATTCTCCTGGAGACCTGGGGGGATAATATAAAGACCCGGGCAAAGGCCATGGCCGCAGCAGGATCCGATGCCAGGATGAGCGGCTGCGAACTGCCCGTGATCATTATTTCAGGTTCGGGCAACCAGGGAATCACCGCTTCGGTGCCCGTGTTTGAATATGCAAAGGAACTGGGAAAGGATGAAGAGGCATTGTTCAGAGCCCTTCTGGTATCTAACCTTGTCACCATCCACCAGAAAACCGGTATCGGACGGCTGTCAGCCTACTGCGGAGCCGTCAGTGCTGGCGTGGGCGCCGGCGCCGGCATCTGCCGTCTCCACGGGGGCGGGTACAAAGAGGTGGCGCACACCATTGTCAACGCCCTTGCCATTGTCTCGGGCATCATCTGTGACGGGGCCAAGCCGTCGTGCGCCGCCAAAATCGCTTCTGCCGTAGAAGCCGGGATCCTGGGCTTTCACATGTACCAGAAAGGCCAGCAGTTCTACGACGGTGAAGGCATCGTAACCAAAGGGGTGGAAAATACCATTGCCAACATCGGCCGGCTGGGACGGGACGGGATGCGGGAGACAGATAAAGAGATCATCCGTATTATGCTGGGGGACTAA
- a CDS encoding ATP-binding cassette domain-containing protein — MTTAYLTLDRVSKTFGPVKALDQISFEAGKGEFLSILGPSGCGKTTALRVIAGLEPLGGGRVMINGRDVSGLPVSKRNIGIVFQSYALFPNLTASKNIAYGLHGRLAEWKVQDKVEELMALVGLEGLGHKYPSQLSGGQQQRVALARAMALSPDLLLLDEPLSALDAKVRLRLRREIRALQQRLGVTTIMVTHDQEEALTMADRILVMDRGRLVQAGGPTRIYQRPATPFVASFIGTMNFFEQARKVDKGIYVTAGKYFTAGQENRDAPLAVGDRATLAIRPEDVRVAGLGGPETNRFSAVVRAMEYRGAFYRLEFSLQVEGLPRVRADVAGEIIRKLKLELDRPAHVIFPPERLLVYGRSVPRDFPGSGGTNRDGGTGEWRLHG, encoded by the coding sequence ATGACCACGGCATATCTGACACTGGACAGGGTCAGCAAAACCTTTGGACCGGTAAAGGCATTGGATCAGATTAGTTTTGAGGCGGGCAAAGGGGAATTCTTATCCATCCTGGGGCCCAGCGGGTGCGGCAAAACCACGGCCCTGAGGGTGATAGCAGGACTTGAGCCCCTGGGCGGCGGCAGGGTTATGATCAACGGCAGGGATGTTTCAGGGCTCCCTGTTTCCAAGCGGAATATCGGTATCGTTTTCCAGTCCTATGCCCTGTTCCCCAACCTTACGGCGTCAAAAAATATAGCCTACGGCCTCCACGGCCGGTTGGCAGAATGGAAGGTGCAGGACAAGGTGGAAGAGCTCATGGCCCTTGTGGGCCTGGAGGGGTTGGGCCATAAATATCCCAGCCAGCTTTCCGGCGGCCAGCAGCAGCGGGTGGCACTGGCACGGGCCATGGCGCTTTCCCCGGACCTGCTGCTGCTGGATGAACCGTTATCCGCCCTGGATGCCAAGGTCAGGCTTCGCCTGCGGCGGGAAATACGGGCGTTGCAGCAGCGGTTGGGGGTGACCACCATTATGGTGACCCACGACCAGGAGGAGGCCCTGACCATGGCTGACCGGATCCTGGTCATGGACCGGGGGAGGCTGGTGCAGGCGGGCGGTCCCACCCGGATCTACCAGCGTCCTGCCACCCCCTTTGTGGCCTCTTTTATCGGAACCATGAATTTTTTTGAGCAGGCCCGGAAGGTGGACAAAGGAATCTATGTCACCGCCGGGAAATATTTTACCGCGGGGCAGGAAAATAGAGATGCCCCCCTGGCCGTGGGCGACCGGGCCACCCTGGCCATCCGGCCGGAGGATGTGCGGGTGGCAGGCCTGGGAGGTCCAGAAACCAACCGGTTTTCAGCCGTGGTCCGGGCCATGGAATACCGGGGGGCATTTTACCGGCTGGAGTTTTCCCTCCAAGTGGAAGGGCTGCCCCGGGTCAGGGCCGATGTGGCCGGAGAGATCATCCGGAAATTGAAACTTGAACTGGACCGTCCCGCCCATGTTATTTTCCCTCCTGAGCGGCTGCTGGTTTACGGGCGGAGTGTGCCCCGGGACTTTCCCGGCAGCGGCGGCACCAACCGGGACGGCGGGACGGGGGAGTGGCGTCTCCATGGTTAG
- a CDS encoding putative 2-aminoethylphosphonate ABC transporter permease subunit — MVSISLPAATRLKIFRITGEEGLKRLLICLALVWLLAVVVLPVGTLLVKSLTDGNGGYVGLANYAEYFSSPALSRSIFNSLLTALATTCIAVPLGFGFAWSLTRTCMPGKGILKSVAMMPLFAPTLLNGIALIYLFGRKGIITKGFFGLLPGIKVPLYGPFGIIVSEVMYTFPQAMLILSIALAVTDARLYEAADAMGAGRIRTFFTVTLPGVKYGLVSAFFVCFILAFTDFGAPKVVGGSFNILATDIYKQVIGQQNFAMGAVVSVVLLIPTAIAFVVDRMVQARQVAMIAAKSVPLVNRPDRLRDNGALFFCGGIAFVVLAFYATAMFASLVKVWPYDLSLGLRHYQFSGTGGGGYAAFFNSIRMSLYSAVLGTGITFATAYLVEKIRVADTARHGVYFLSILPLALPGLVIGLSYIFFFNAKGWTIMGNFIPNPFNFLYATMGILVLSNIVHFYTVGFLTASTALKQMDIEFEQVSDSMGVPFYKTLFRVTVPVSLPAILEVGSYYFVNSMATVSAVIFLYSADIPLASVAIANMDDAGDIAPACAMSMLVVCTNILVRLVYVLGTRKLKKRTQAWILG; from the coding sequence ATGGTTAGCATCAGTCTGCCCGCAGCAACCCGGTTGAAAATTTTCCGGATCACGGGAGAAGAGGGGCTCAAACGCCTGCTTATCTGCCTGGCCCTGGTATGGCTGCTGGCCGTCGTGGTGCTGCCCGTGGGCACCCTGCTGGTCAAGAGCCTCACAGACGGCAACGGAGGGTATGTGGGGCTGGCCAATTACGCGGAATACTTTTCCTCCCCGGCCCTGTCCCGCTCCATTTTCAACAGTCTATTGACAGCCCTGGCCACCACCTGCATTGCCGTGCCCCTGGGATTTGGGTTTGCCTGGTCCCTGACCCGGACCTGTATGCCGGGAAAAGGCATTTTAAAATCCGTGGCCATGATGCCGCTGTTTGCGCCGACCCTGCTCAACGGCATCGCACTGATCTACCTCTTCGGCCGCAAAGGGATAATTACCAAGGGCTTTTTCGGACTGCTGCCCGGGATTAAGGTCCCATTGTACGGCCCTTTTGGCATCATTGTCTCTGAAGTGATGTATACCTTTCCCCAGGCCATGCTGATACTGAGTATTGCCCTGGCCGTCACCGATGCCCGGCTCTACGAGGCGGCCGATGCCATGGGGGCCGGCCGGATCCGGACCTTTTTTACGGTGACCCTGCCGGGGGTTAAATACGGACTGGTTTCGGCTTTTTTTGTCTGTTTCATCCTGGCCTTCACCGATTTCGGTGCCCCCAAAGTGGTGGGGGGGAGTTTCAACATCCTGGCCACTGATATCTACAAGCAGGTCATCGGCCAGCAGAATTTCGCCATGGGCGCTGTGGTATCGGTGGTGCTGCTGATTCCTACGGCCATTGCATTTGTTGTTGACCGCATGGTCCAGGCAAGGCAGGTTGCCATGATTGCCGCCAAATCCGTGCCGCTGGTCAACCGGCCCGACCGGCTCAGGGACAATGGGGCCCTGTTTTTTTGCGGGGGGATCGCCTTTGTTGTCCTGGCCTTTTATGCCACGGCCATGTTCGCCTCCCTGGTCAAGGTCTGGCCCTATGATCTGAGCCTGGGGCTGCGGCATTACCAATTTTCAGGGACCGGCGGGGGCGGTTATGCCGCCTTTTTTAATTCCATCCGCATGAGCCTGTATTCCGCAGTGCTGGGGACGGGGATTACCTTTGCCACGGCATATCTGGTGGAAAAAATCCGGGTTGCGGATACGGCAAGGCACGGGGTTTATTTTCTGTCCATTCTCCCCCTGGCCCTGCCCGGGCTTGTCATCGGGCTATCCTATATCTTTTTTTTCAACGCAAAAGGATGGACCATTATGGGGAATTTTATTCCCAATCCCTTTAACTTCCTCTATGCCACCATGGGGATCCTGGTCTTGTCAAATATTGTCCATTTTTATACCGTGGGGTTTTTAACGGCGTCCACGGCCTTAAAGCAGATGGATATCGAGTTTGAACAGGTGTCTGATTCCATGGGTGTCCCCTTTTATAAAACCCTGTTCCGGGTGACGGTTCCGGTTTCGCTGCCGGCCATACTGGAGGTGGGCTCCTATTATTTTGTCAATTCCATGGCAACCGTTTCTGCAGTGATCTTTCTCTATTCGGCGGATATTCCCCTGGCTTCGGTGGCCATTGCCAACATGGATGATGCCGGGGACATTGCACCGGCCTGTGCCATGTCGATGCTGGTTGTGTGTACCAATATACTTGTACGGCTCGTTTATGTGCTGGGAACAAGGAAATTGAAAAAAAGGACCCAGGCCTGGATCCTGGGCTAG
- the rlmN gene encoding 23S rRNA (adenine(2503)-C(2))-methyltransferase RlmN has translation MENILELTREDLGEWLENKGIRAFRAKQIFKWLYLKLADDFDEMTDLGKDLRATLKTHFTIGAMAVENKEVSADTTEKFLFRLQDGEYVETVLIPEKDHYTLCVSSQVGCAMDCRFCLTAKAGIKRNLTAGEIVGQVQSARRYVMVEKGLDPLKLSNIVFMGMGEPLANYGNLLQALGVILDTDFGMKFSARRVTVSTSGLAPKIIQLGQDTEVNLAVSLNAVDNDSRSQLMPVNNKYPMEQLLDACRQYKMKSRDKITFEYILMAGVNDSDAHAKKLVKVLAPIRAKVNLIPFNEHGGAPFKRPSRDRINRFLKILLDRNMTAIVRKSKGDDISAACGQLKAKTRS, from the coding sequence ATGGAAAATATATTGGAGCTGACCCGGGAAGACCTGGGGGAATGGCTTGAGAATAAAGGGATTCGAGCTTTTCGGGCCAAGCAGATCTTTAAGTGGCTCTACCTGAAACTGGCCGATGATTTTGATGAGATGACCGACCTTGGCAAGGACCTGAGGGCGACCCTGAAAACCCATTTTACCATCGGGGCCATGGCCGTGGAAAACAAGGAGGTTTCCGCCGACACCACTGAAAAATTTCTTTTCCGTCTCCAGGACGGCGAGTATGTGGAGACGGTGTTGATTCCTGAAAAGGACCATTATACCCTGTGCGTCTCCTCCCAGGTGGGCTGCGCCATGGACTGCCGGTTCTGCCTTACGGCCAAAGCCGGCATCAAGCGGAATCTCACCGCAGGGGAAATTGTGGGCCAGGTCCAGTCCGCCAGGCGGTATGTGATGGTGGAAAAGGGGCTGGATCCGTTGAAACTCTCCAATATTGTTTTCATGGGCATGGGTGAGCCCCTGGCCAACTATGGCAACCTGCTACAGGCCTTAGGCGTGATCCTGGACACGGATTTCGGAATGAAGTTTTCCGCCCGCAGGGTCACTGTCTCCACCTCGGGCCTGGCGCCTAAGATCATACAATTGGGGCAGGATACAGAGGTGAACCTGGCGGTTTCCCTCAATGCCGTGGACAATGACAGCCGGTCACAGCTCATGCCCGTCAACAATAAATACCCCATGGAACAACTGCTGGATGCCTGCCGGCAGTATAAAATGAAATCCCGTGACAAGATTACCTTTGAGTACATCCTCATGGCCGGGGTCAACGACAGCGACGCCCATGCCAAAAAACTGGTTAAGGTTTTGGCACCCATCCGGGCCAAGGTCAATCTCATTCCATTCAACGAGCACGGCGGGGCACCGTTCAAGCGCCCCTCCCGTGACCGGATTAACCGTTTTTTAAAGATTCTGCTGGACCGGAATATGACCGCCATTGTGAGAAAAAGCAAGGGGGATGACATCTCCGCTGCCTGCGGACAGCTCAAGGCAAAAACACGCTCCTGA
- a CDS encoding response regulator — MGKNHDINILIVDDSKMMRTMIKKNCVMDGFSNIDTALNGKDALTMLQKKQYQLVTLDVAMPVMDGFEFLETLRQFEEFNDVLVMMVTAEADRELIIKLIELGANDYIVKPFSSQTFTKKVHYMLENRNRKKEEILADLDRDKETQEDLLSQVKDHLSSKSWEDETPGRAEFCPKCGTKAMADSNFCYKCGNPLTLKS; from the coding sequence ATGGGAAAAAATCACGATATCAATATTCTGATTGTCGATGATTCCAAGATGATGCGGACCATGATAAAAAAGAATTGTGTCATGGACGGATTTTCAAATATAGATACGGCTTTAAACGGTAAAGATGCCCTGACAATGCTTCAAAAAAAACAATACCAGCTGGTGACTCTGGATGTTGCAATGCCTGTGATGGACGGCTTTGAATTCCTTGAAACCCTGAGGCAGTTCGAAGAATTCAACGATGTCTTGGTCATGATGGTAACGGCAGAGGCTGACCGGGAGCTGATCATAAAACTTATCGAACTGGGGGCCAATGATTATATTGTGAAACCCTTCAGCAGCCAGACATTTACCAAAAAAGTACACTATATGCTGGAAAACAGGAACAGAAAAAAGGAAGAAATCCTGGCCGATCTCGACAGAGACAAAGAGACTCAGGAAGACCTTCTTTCCCAGGTTAAGGATCATCTGAGTTCCAAATCCTGGGAAGATGAAACCCCTGGGCGGGCAGAGTTCTGTCCCAAGTGCGGCACAAAGGCAATGGCGGACTCTAATTTCTGCTATAAATGCGGTAATCCCTTGACCCTCAAGAGCTAA
- a CDS encoding tRNA 4-thiouridine(8) synthase ThiI translates to MNENKTTTGIKALGLCSGGLDSILSALVLREQGIEVTWVSFETPFFNAKSAKKASKQTGVPLIVKDITPEYLEMMRAPHAGFGKNMNPCMDCHALMFAQAGKIMEEQGFDFLFSGEVMGQRPKSQTKNALRYVEKNSGYDGYIVRPLSGKILPETRAEQDGLVDREQLLDITGRGRKRQMELADKFGITEFPSPAGGCVLTDKGFSIRLRDLLYVQKTEDPVQLRLLNHGRHFRLSDSAKLIVGRNKGDNKRIMALYDPDCHIRLRHAGLPGPDAIFYGSAAEEDILLAARITAGYTKAQPGDVSLVRVFEGDQTREVKVTTPESGAFHDLLVPPPT, encoded by the coding sequence ATGAACGAAAATAAAACCACAACAGGGATAAAGGCCCTGGGGCTCTGCTCCGGGGGACTGGACAGCATATTATCGGCCCTGGTCCTCCGGGAGCAGGGCATTGAAGTGACCTGGGTCAGCTTCGAGACCCCTTTCTTCAATGCAAAATCAGCAAAAAAGGCTTCAAAACAGACCGGCGTTCCCCTCATTGTAAAAGACATTACCCCGGAATACCTGGAAATGATGCGGGCCCCCCATGCCGGGTTCGGCAAAAACATGAACCCCTGCATGGACTGCCATGCCCTGATGTTTGCCCAGGCCGGAAAAATAATGGAAGAACAGGGCTTTGACTTCCTTTTTTCCGGGGAGGTCATGGGGCAGCGCCCCAAATCCCAGACCAAGAACGCCCTGCGCTATGTTGAAAAAAACTCTGGATATGACGGATACATCGTCCGCCCCTTGAGCGGGAAGATTCTGCCCGAAACCCGGGCCGAGCAGGACGGCCTGGTGGACCGGGAACAACTCCTGGACATCACCGGACGGGGCAGAAAGAGACAGATGGAACTGGCCGACAAATTCGGCATCACCGAATTCCCCTCCCCTGCGGGCGGCTGCGTGCTCACCGACAAGGGATTCTCCATCCGGCTGAGGGACCTGCTTTACGTCCAGAAAACCGAGGATCCTGTGCAGCTTCGGCTGCTCAACCACGGCCGACACTTCCGCCTCAGCGACAGCGCCAAACTGATTGTCGGAAGAAATAAGGGGGACAATAAGCGGATCATGGCCCTTTACGATCCTGACTGTCACATCCGGCTGCGCCATGCCGGCCTCCCCGGCCCCGACGCCATTTTCTACGGCAGTGCCGCCGAAGAGGATATCCTCCTGGCCGCCCGGATCACGGCCGGGTACACCAAGGCCCAGCCGGGCGATGTTTCTCTGGTCAGGGTATTCGAAGGGGATCAAACCCGTGAGGTAAAAGTCACCACCCCGGAATCCGGCGCCTTCCATGACCTCCTTGTGCCGCCCCCGACCTGA
- a CDS encoding putative 2-aminoethylphosphonate ABC transporter substrate-binding protein encodes MRGVPKFILAVTALFCLFLPHQACAGELLVYTALEDDEIPRYLDLLKQSHPQIDVKIVRDSTGIVTAKLLAEKDNPRADVVWGTAATSLMLCDQAGMVAPYAPKGIDRVVPKMKDTHTVPHWVGIKAWMTGFCVNTIECKALNLPVPQSFEDLLNPVYKHNLVMPNPASSGTGFLTVSAILQMKGEDAGWAYLDKLHKNMARYTHSGSKPCKLAGAGELPIGLSFAYRGFMQKSKGEPVLTVFPKEGSGWDVEANCLIKKAHIKPEAKAFLDWAISEPVMKEYAKVYPVTAYDTGAPIPDGFPRDPAAQLIANDFQWAAKNRMRILKEWTKRYDGKSDTK; translated from the coding sequence ATGAGAGGTGTTCCAAAGTTTATTCTGGCCGTAACGGCTCTGTTCTGTCTGTTTCTGCCCCACCAGGCCTGTGCCGGGGAGCTTTTGGTGTATACGGCCCTGGAGGATGATGAGATTCCAAGATATCTGGACCTGCTCAAGCAAAGCCATCCCCAGATTGATGTCAAGATTGTCAGGGATTCCACGGGGATTGTAACGGCAAAGCTGCTGGCGGAAAAAGATAACCCAAGGGCCGATGTGGTATGGGGCACGGCCGCCACCAGTCTTATGCTCTGCGACCAGGCCGGAATGGTGGCGCCCTATGCCCCCAAAGGCATTGACCGGGTGGTGCCCAAAATGAAAGATACCCATACGGTGCCCCACTGGGTTGGGATTAAGGCCTGGATGACCGGATTCTGTGTAAACACCATTGAATGCAAGGCCTTGAATCTGCCTGTTCCCCAGAGTTTTGAAGACCTGCTCAATCCGGTGTACAAACATAATTTGGTCATGCCCAACCCGGCCTCTTCGGGTACCGGGTTTCTCACGGTATCCGCCATCCTCCAGATGAAGGGGGAGGATGCGGGCTGGGCCTATCTGGACAAGCTGCATAAAAATATGGCCCGGTATACCCATTCCGGTTCCAAGCCCTGTAAGCTGGCCGGTGCCGGAGAACTGCCCATCGGACTCTCATTCGCCTACAGGGGATTTATGCAGAAATCCAAGGGGGAACCGGTACTCACAGTATTCCCAAAAGAGGGCTCTGGCTGGGATGTTGAGGCCAACTGCCTGATCAAAAAGGCCCATATCAAGCCCGAGGCAAAGGCCTTTCTGGATTGGGCCATTTCCGAACCGGTGATGAAGGAATATGCAAAGGTTTATCCTGTGACGGCCTATGACACCGGCGCACCCATTCCCGATGGCTTTCCCAGGGACCCCGCGGCCCAGCTCATTGCAAATGATTTCCAGTGGGCGGCCAAGAACCGGATGCGTATCCTCAAAGAATGGACTAAACGCTATGACGGCAAGAGCGATACGAAGTAA
- a CDS encoding chemotaxis protein CheX → MIIDHIIPFIDAFAYVMDKYVNLKIKPGEPFYSNGMETFFQESVTSVVALQGKDLSGFVSISFPHVLLFDAACELLSGDKKEARESCESLGGEIVNMVSARGKDVLKKSKGIVFKTSVPSIGKTGFKDRLSKKKTPAVVIPFRVLGKEHIYFSFQIEKESRSA, encoded by the coding sequence ATGATTATTGATCACATCATACCTTTCATTGATGCGTTCGCCTATGTGATGGACAAGTATGTGAATCTGAAGATCAAACCCGGGGAACCTTTTTATTCCAATGGCATGGAAACATTTTTCCAGGAGTCTGTAACCAGTGTGGTGGCACTGCAGGGTAAGGATCTCAGCGGATTCGTTTCCATCTCTTTCCCCCATGTTCTTCTTTTTGATGCAGCCTGCGAATTGTTGTCAGGAGATAAAAAAGAAGCAAGGGAAAGCTGTGAAAGCCTCGGGGGGGAAATCGTCAATATGGTTTCAGCCAGGGGGAAAGATGTCCTGAAAAAAAGTAAAGGCATCGTATTCAAGACATCCGTACCTTCCATTGGTAAAACGGGATTTAAAGACAGGCTGTCCAAAAAGAAGACCCCTGCAGTGGTTATACCTTTCCGTGTGTTGGGAAAGGAACACATTTATTTTTCTTTTCAGATTGAAAAAGAGTCAAGGAGTGCTTAG
- the nth gene encoding endonuclease III, with protein MDAKVVSIILERLSARYPVVNTQLDHDTPFQLLIATIMSAQCTDAQVNRVTRVLFRKYADPASLAAAPLEEIKSIIYSTGFYNNKAKNIKACARKIVDEFQGGIPEDIDGLTSLPGVGRKTANVVRSVSFGVQAIVVDTHVHRLSRRLGLSRSKDPVKVEFELMDIIPESSWNDIGLQLIYLGREICDARNPRCGECFLYDICPTRGRD; from the coding sequence ATGGATGCTAAGGTTGTTTCAATTATTCTGGAAAGATTAAGTGCCCGCTACCCGGTTGTCAATACCCAGCTCGATCACGACACCCCTTTTCAGCTGCTCATTGCCACCATCATGTCGGCCCAGTGTACCGATGCCCAGGTAAACCGGGTCACCAGGGTGTTGTTTCGGAAATATGCCGACCCGGCCTCACTGGCCGCTGCCCCTTTGGAGGAGATCAAGTCCATTATCTATTCCACGGGGTTTTACAACAATAAGGCCAAAAACATCAAAGCCTGCGCCCGAAAGATTGTGGATGAGTTTCAGGGCGGGATCCCCGAGGATATAGACGGGCTGACATCCCTGCCCGGGGTGGGCCGGAAAACCGCCAATGTGGTAAGGTCGGTGAGTTTCGGCGTCCAGGCCATTGTGGTGGATACCCACGTCCACCGACTTTCCCGGCGCCTGGGACTGAGCCGCAGCAAAGATCCGGTAAAGGTGGAGTTTGAACTCATGGACATCATTCCCGAGTCGTCATGGAATGATATCGGACTCCAGCTTATCTACCTGGGAAGGGAAATATGTGATGCCAGAAACCCCCGTTGCGGCGAATGTTTTCTCTATGATATCTGCCCCACCCGGGGGCGTGATTAG
- a CDS encoding LysR family transcriptional regulator, translating into MDHISIAQIKILDAVDREKNFSRAAQYLGISQPAVSLQLRELQKRYGVGIYFRRGKQIHLSELGVELVKTGRKVLGLLAEMDASLKEAGDLLTGRIHIGLSCHYFVKGLIAEFMGCYPGVRVKASIGHSESLMAEVLDCRMDVAEVTALQPDPRLHHFKYSEQEILLFIASTHPWAAKGKMDIRALHGERMVALHSPSMTRQIFNRRLDEENICPKIMLELDNWDAMKEVVAAGVGFGIALEDEFGPDPRLAKIRLTGADLTAGQYFVCQPEYRELAVISAFLDIAEKEKEKNRIFKQLSKGDEK; encoded by the coding sequence ATGGACCATATCAGCATTGCCCAAATTAAAATTCTGGATGCCGTTGACCGGGAGAAAAATTTTTCCCGGGCGGCACAGTATCTGGGGATCAGCCAGCCGGCCGTATCCCTTCAGCTTCGGGAGCTTCAAAAGCGTTACGGCGTGGGGATTTATTTTCGGCGGGGCAAACAGATCCACCTGTCGGAGCTGGGAGTGGAACTGGTTAAAACCGGCAGAAAGGTGCTGGGCCTGCTGGCTGAAATGGACGCCAGCCTTAAGGAGGCCGGGGATCTGCTCACCGGCCGCATCCATATCGGGCTCTCCTGCCATTATTTTGTAAAGGGACTCATTGCCGAATTCATGGGCTGTTATCCAGGCGTAAGGGTGAAGGCCAGTATCGGCCATTCCGAAAGCCTGATGGCTGAGGTGCTGGACTGCCGGATGGATGTGGCGGAAGTCACTGCCCTGCAGCCGGATCCCCGGCTTCATCATTTCAAATACAGTGAACAGGAAATCCTGCTTTTTATTGCCTCAACCCATCCCTGGGCCGCCAAGGGAAAAATGGATATCCGCGCCCTTCACGGAGAGCGGATGGTGGCCCTGCACAGCCCATCCATGACCCGGCAGATTTTCAACCGGCGCTTAGATGAGGAGAATATCTGCCCGAAAATCATGCTGGAGCTGGACAACTGGGATGCCATGAAAGAGGTGGTGGCGGCCGGTGTGGGATTCGGCATCGCCCTGGAGGATGAGTTCGGGCCGGATCCGCGCCTGGCAAAGATCCGGCTCACCGGTGCGGATCTTACGGCAGGACAGTATTTTGTGTGTCAACCGGAATACCGGGAACTGGCGGTGATATCCGCATTTCTGGATATTGCGGAAAAAGAAAAAGAGAAAAATAGAATTTTTAAACAGCTTAGCAAAGGAGATGAAAAATGA